The following proteins come from a genomic window of Takifugu rubripes chromosome 11, fTakRub1.2, whole genome shotgun sequence:
- the rcbtb2 gene encoding RCC1 and BTB domain-containing protein 2 — protein sequence MLDVGKWPVFALLPPEELKLIRQACVFGSAANEALYVTVNDEVFALGTNCSGCLGLGDLQSTIEPRRIDVLCGKKIVSLSYGTGPHVAIATADGEVFSWGHNGYSQLGNGTSTHGLTPALVSTNLLGKRVIEVACGSHHTIALTTDGEVFAWGYNNSGQVGSGSTANQPTPRRVSSCLQNKVVVNIACGQLCSMAVLDSGEIYGWGYNCNGQLGLGNNGNQQTPCRIAALQGVNVIQVACGYAHTIALTDEGFVYSWGANSYGQLGTGNKCNQAVPTLINTEKERMSEVAACHTSHTSAAKTQSGQVLMWGQCRGQAVASPHLTHFSSTDDVFACFATPAVTWHLLSIDAEDYMTVAQSLKKEFDSPEISDLKFLVDGKCIHVHKALLKIRCEHFRSLLNESDEECIEVSQFSYLVYRAFLEYLYTDTINLPPEDAIGLLDLATFYREMRLKRLCQETIKRGISEENAITLLCAAVKYEARDLEDFCFKFCVNHLTAVTQTHAFADMDHELLKNFISKASRYGAFKN from the exons ATGCTGGACGTGGGGAAGTGGCCAGTGTttgccctccttcctcccgaGGAATTAAAGCTTATTCGACAGGCTTGTGTGTTTGGCAGCGCCGCAAACGAAGCCCTCTATGTCACAGTTAATGATGAG GTCTTTGCTCTCGGGACAAACTGCAGTGGATGTTTAGGTCTCGGAGACCTTCAAAGCACTATTGAGCCTCGCAGGATTGATGTTTTGTGTGGAAAGAAGATTGTTTCCCTAAGCTATGGAACGGGACCTCATGTGGCTATTGCTACTGCAG atggagaggttttttcctgGGGCCACAATGGCTACAGCCAGCTGGGCAATGGCACCAGCACCCACGGTCTGACCCCTGCCCTCGTGTCCACTAACCTCCTGGGTAAGAGAGTGATAGAAGTGGCCTGTGGCTCCCACCACACGATTGCCCTGACAACCGATGGGGAG GTGTTCGCGTGGGGTTACAACAACTCAGGCCAAGTGGGTTCGGGATCCACTGCCAACCAGCCAACTCCACGTCGGGTCAGCAGCTGCCTGCAGAATAAAGTGGTGGTGAATATAGCCTGTGGTCAGCTTTGCTCTATGGCAGTTCTGGACAGTGGAGAG ATTTATGGTTGGGGCTACAATTGCAACGGACAGCTCGGCTTGGGCAACAACGGAAATCAACAGACTCCGTGCAGGATCGCTGCACTCCAAGGCGTCAACGTCATCCAG GTTGCCTGTGGATATGCACACACAATAGCACTGACAGATGAGGGTTTTGTTTACTCCTGGGGCGCCAACTCTTATGGCCAGTTGGGAACTGGCAACAAATGTAACCAAGCTGTTCCCACGCTGATAAATACTGAAAAAGAGAG GATGTCAGAAGTGGCTGCATGTCACACCAGCCACACTTCAGCTGCCAAGACCCAGAGCGGACAGGTTCTAATGTGGGGTCAGTGCCGAGGTCAGGCTGTGGCCAGCCCCCACCTCACTCATTTCAGCAGCACTGACGATGTGTTTGCTTGCTTCGCCACACCTGCAGTCACATGGCACCTCCTCTCAATAG ATGCTGAAGACTATATGACTGTTGCGCAGTCTTTAAAAAAGGAGTTTGACAGCCCAGAGATTTCCGATTTGAAGTTTTTGGTCGATGGAAAGTGCATCCACGTTCACAAAGCTCTGCTGAAAATCAG ATGTGAGCACTTCCGTTCTCTGCTGAATGAATCTGACGAAGAGTGTATAGAAGTCAGCCAGTTCTCATACCTGGTGTACAGAGCCTTTCTGGAGTATCTTTATACTGACACTATAAACCTACCACCAGAGGATGCTATTG GGTTGCTGGATTTGGCTACATTTTACAGAGAGATGAGGCTCAAGAGATTGTGCCAGGAGACAATCAAAAGAGGAATTTCAGAGGAGAACGCCATCACTCTGCTCTGTGCCGCGGTGAAGTATGAGGCGCGG GACCTGGAGGACTTCTGCTTCAAGTTTTGTGTCAACCACCTAACAGCCGTGACACAAACCCATGCCTTCGCAGACATGGACCACGAGCTGCTCAAGAACTTCATTAGTAAGGCCAGTCGCTACGGGGCCTTCAAAAACTGA